The following proteins come from a genomic window of Leptolyngbya iicbica LK:
- the cobN gene encoding cobaltochelatase subunit CobN: MHRLAATPGGWSPEVDGVIFVEQSPAPIVVLTAADTDIQCLARVAEHWPESAPALRVANLLQLQQQLAIDAYADTVLSQAQVIIVRLLGGRAYWSYGLEVVKAIAAENKTALIVLPGDDRPDPDLISHSTVPLTVAHELWRYLNEGGIDNWRYGLMAVGDRYLHTDLRPPEPTPVPPLGQYPWDAAQGPSPLATPPAQRASATVAPARVGILFYRAHYLAGNTAPIDSLCQALQARGLHPLPLFVSSLQSPDIQADLRDWLRPKDAPGVDLLLNTTSFAIAKLNTATPQLDLWQQLDVPVLQVILSGGTQAAWRQNPMGLSPRDIAMNVALPEVDGRIITRAVSFKTAAQRSDRLETDVVTYEPVGDRIQFVADLAANWVTLRRTPVAERRIALVLANYPNRDGRLANGVGLDTPQSCVEILKALQAEGYTVTDIPQDGDDLIQRLTTGVTNDPESWAMRPITQTLSMAEYKAVWAQLPPSVQAGMKQQWGRPDEERSRYSPPPDDAWPIAGLQLGNVFVGIQPSRGYDLDPSLNYHAPDLVPTHAYLAFYTWLRQQFGAQAIVHVGKHGNLEWLPGKGIGLSADCYPEAMLGAMPHLYPFIVNDPGEGAQAKRRAQAVIVDHLTPPLTRAELYGPLQQLEGLVDEYYEAQSLDPSRLPAIRDRLLDILKSSHLLEDFAGDRSATLAPTTAWNDDQFATLLPSVDGYLCELKEAQIRDGLHILGRCPTGRQLRDLVVAIARHPAGERVGLTRAIAQAWHLDLDPLTDDLGQTWQLLADHAVPPSQRDELASCRTVGDGVAILEAQAQQWVEALIADRPLPADNSPLASALATELQWLQTSLLPHLRQTDREISALLAGLDGRYVPSGPAGAPTRNRPDVLPTGRNFYSVDIRAIPTESAWDVGRNAAEVLVEHYTQENGEYPQSLGLSVWGTSTMRTGGDDIAEALALLGVRPVWDGPSRRVVDFEILPIALLGRPRVDVTLRVSGFFRDAFPNLIDLFDQAVEAVAALPETADENPLAAKVNAETATWQRQGLTAAQAQARSRYRIFGSKPGAYGAGLQGLIEAQNWTTDEDLARAYVNWSSYAYGRHAQGRSAPEAFQARLETMQVVLHNQDNREHDLLDSDDYYQFQGGLTAAVKAASGRSPHTYFGDHAVAENPKVRSLAQEIARVYRSRVVNPKWIAGVKRHGYKGAFEMAATVDYLFAYDATTHCVADHMYTGVAQAYVLDDDTRAFVQKVNPWALRDMAERLLEAHQRQLWADAPAEMLATLRDIVHTAEADIEGHQQAFVN; encoded by the coding sequence ATGCATAGATTAGCGGCCACACCCGGCGGGTGGAGTCCCGAGGTGGATGGGGTGATTTTTGTCGAGCAGTCCCCGGCCCCAATCGTGGTGCTAACCGCGGCGGACACCGATATTCAGTGTTTGGCACGGGTGGCCGAGCATTGGCCCGAGTCGGCCCCAGCCCTCCGAGTCGCTAATCTGCTCCAACTCCAGCAGCAGTTGGCGATCGATGCCTATGCCGACACGGTGTTGAGCCAGGCCCAGGTAATTATCGTGCGATTGTTGGGCGGACGGGCCTACTGGTCATATGGGCTAGAGGTAGTTAAGGCGATCGCCGCCGAAAACAAGACAGCGCTGATTGTCCTCCCCGGTGACGATCGCCCCGATCCTGACCTGATTAGCCATTCCACCGTGCCGCTGACGGTAGCCCACGAGTTGTGGCGCTACTTAAATGAGGGCGGCATCGACAATTGGCGGTATGGCTTGATGGCCGTGGGAGATCGCTATCTGCATACCGATTTGCGCCCCCCCGAGCCGACCCCCGTGCCGCCGTTGGGTCAGTACCCTTGGGATGCGGCCCAAGGCCCGTCCCCCCTGGCAACTCCCCCAGCGCAACGGGCATCGGCCACCGTAGCCCCGGCCAGGGTCGGCATTTTGTTTTACCGGGCTCACTATCTGGCGGGCAATACCGCCCCCATTGACTCGCTCTGTCAGGCGTTACAGGCGCGAGGACTGCACCCGCTGCCGCTGTTTGTGTCATCCCTGCAAAGTCCTGACATTCAGGCCGATTTGCGCGATTGGCTGCGCCCCAAAGACGCGCCTGGGGTGGATTTATTGTTGAATACCACCAGCTTTGCGATCGCCAAGCTCAACACGGCGACGCCTCAGCTAGATCTCTGGCAGCAGCTCGATGTCCCGGTGCTGCAAGTCATTCTCAGTGGGGGCACACAGGCAGCGTGGCGGCAAAACCCGATGGGACTGAGTCCCCGCGATATCGCCATGAATGTGGCCTTGCCGGAGGTGGATGGCCGCATCATCACGCGGGCAGTGTCGTTCAAAACCGCCGCCCAGCGCAGCGATCGCCTCGAAACCGACGTGGTCACTTATGAGCCCGTGGGCGATCGCATTCAGTTTGTCGCCGATTTGGCCGCCAACTGGGTCACGCTCCGCCGCACCCCCGTGGCCGAGCGGCGCATCGCCCTGGTGCTGGCCAACTATCCCAACCGGGACGGGCGACTCGCCAACGGGGTGGGGCTGGATACGCCCCAAAGCTGTGTGGAAATCTTGAAAGCGCTGCAAGCCGAGGGCTACACCGTTACGGACATTCCCCAAGATGGCGACGACCTGATCCAACGGCTGACGACCGGGGTGACGAACGACCCCGAAAGTTGGGCCATGCGTCCCATCACCCAAACCCTCTCGATGGCCGAATACAAGGCAGTTTGGGCACAGTTGCCGCCATCGGTGCAGGCAGGCATGAAGCAGCAATGGGGAAGGCCGGACGAGGAGCGATCGCGCTATTCCCCGCCGCCGGATGATGCCTGGCCCATCGCGGGATTGCAGTTGGGCAATGTGTTTGTGGGCATTCAGCCCAGCCGGGGCTACGACCTCGACCCCTCGCTGAACTATCACGCGCCGGATCTGGTACCGACCCATGCTTATCTGGCGTTTTATACCTGGTTACGACAACAATTTGGCGCGCAGGCGATCGTCCATGTAGGCAAGCACGGCAATTTGGAATGGCTCCCCGGCAAGGGCATCGGCCTGTCGGCGGACTGCTATCCCGAAGCAATGTTGGGTGCGATGCCGCACCTGTATCCCTTTATTGTGAATGATCCGGGGGAGGGTGCCCAGGCCAAGCGCCGCGCCCAAGCGGTGATTGTGGATCACCTGACGCCGCCCCTCACCCGCGCCGAACTCTACGGCCCGCTGCAACAGCTCGAAGGCTTAGTCGATGAATATTACGAAGCGCAGAGCCTGGATCCGAGTCGGTTGCCAGCCATCCGCGATCGCTTGCTCGACATCCTCAAAAGCAGCCATTTGCTAGAGGACTTCGCGGGCGATCGCTCGGCCACACTAGCCCCCACCACAGCTTGGAACGACGACCAATTTGCCACCCTACTGCCTTCGGTCGATGGCTATCTCTGTGAGCTGAAAGAAGCGCAGATCCGCGACGGGCTGCATATTTTGGGGCGCTGCCCCACGGGTCGGCAACTGCGCGATTTAGTGGTGGCGATCGCCCGCCATCCTGCTGGGGAACGGGTGGGCCTGACGCGGGCGATCGCCCAAGCCTGGCACCTCGACCTCGACCCGCTAACCGACGACTTAGGCCAAACCTGGCAACTGCTTGCCGATCACGCCGTCCCGCCATCCCAGCGCGATGAACTCGCCTCATGCCGGACAGTTGGCGATGGAGTCGCCATCCTTGAAGCGCAAGCCCAGCAATGGGTCGAAGCGCTGATTGCGGATCGTCCCCTCCCGGCAGATAACTCGCCGCTGGCCTCCGCTCTGGCGACAGAGCTGCAATGGCTACAGACATCACTGCTGCCCCACCTGCGGCAAACCGATCGCGAAATTTCCGCTCTGCTGGCAGGTCTGGACGGGCGCTATGTGCCCAGTGGGCCAGCGGGTGCCCCCACCCGTAACCGCCCCGATGTCTTACCCACCGGACGCAACTTCTACTCGGTAGATATTCGCGCCATACCCACCGAGAGCGCGTGGGACGTGGGTCGGAATGCTGCCGAAGTGCTGGTGGAGCATTACACCCAGGAAAATGGCGAATATCCTCAAAGTTTGGGGTTGTCGGTGTGGGGCACGTCCACCATGCGCACCGGGGGCGACGACATCGCCGAAGCCCTGGCCCTGCTCGGCGTGCGTCCCGTGTGGGACGGCCCGTCGCGGCGGGTGGTGGATTTTGAAATCTTGCCGATCGCCCTCCTCGGTCGCCCCCGCGTGGATGTCACCTTGCGGGTGTCAGGCTTCTTTCGCGATGCCTTTCCCAACCTGATTGACCTGTTTGACCAGGCGGTGGAGGCTGTCGCTGCCCTGCCCGAAACTGCCGACGAGAATCCCCTGGCGGCTAAAGTCAACGCGGAAACAGCAACTTGGCAACGGCAGGGATTGACGGCAGCGCAAGCGCAGGCGCGATCGCGCTATCGGATCTTCGGCTCTAAACCAGGCGCCTACGGAGCCGGTCTCCAGGGCCTGATCGAGGCGCAAAATTGGACGACGGATGAGGACTTAGCCCGCGCCTACGTCAACTGGAGCAGCTACGCCTATGGTCGCCACGCCCAGGGCCGCTCCGCCCCGGAAGCCTTTCAGGCTCGCCTGGAAACCATGCAGGTCGTCTTGCACAATCAGGACAATCGCGAACACGATCTGCTGGATTCCGATGATTACTACCAGTTCCAGGGAGGCCTGACGGCGGCGGTGAAGGCCGCATCGGGGCGATCTCCCCACACCTACTTTGGTGACCATGCCGTGGCCGAAAATCCCAAAGTGCGATCGCTGGCCCAAGAAATTGCCCGTGTCTACCGTTCCCGCGTGGTCAACCCCAAATGGATTGCCGGAGTCAAACGCCACGGCTACAAGGGCGCGTTTGAAATGGCGGCTACGGTGGATTATCTATTCGCCTACGATGCCACCACCCACTGCGTCGCCGACCATATGTATACCGGGGTTGCCCAGGCTTATGTACTCGATGATGACACCCGCGCCTTTGTGCAAAAGGTTAATCCGTGGGCTTTGCGTGACATGGCCGAGCGCCTGCTCGAAGCGCACCAGCGCCAACTCTGGGCCGATGCCCCAGCGGAGATGCTGGCAACCCTACGCGATATCGTCCACACCGCCGAAGCCGACATTGAAGGCCATCAACAAGCCTTCGTAAACTAG
- a CDS encoding hybrid sensor histidine kinase/response regulator, with translation MTLFPKNSELIVRTLSESAYQQLRRALWHLADAPKSLRLSDADRGFPTLGHDGPSASFQWQSWLLIVTPTTQALLVHQPGGEPDPMAQPEATETVGLMTEPQQILGVIHHWSHSVWAQPITQPLAVAEHRLRDRSGAGGTELLMTLLPLLTAAPTSQAVASLEATVAASGNVQNRLDRQLEQGELLSQVIAKIRDSLDLEVILSTTVAEVRQSLATDRLLIYQFPPAPPPSALSAMAAGEPAVPGPGYITYESLAAPTIDSVKHFHEQYCFDDQTYCREKYSAGLPISINDIAQAYRDTPCLQNFLQKAQVRAKVIAPILVKGDLWGLLIAHQCTRSRVWTEQELKFLQGIAEHLAVAIQQAELYARLREQAQSLEVCVINRTQDLKDALAAAQSANLAKSEFLATMSHELRTPLTCIIGMSATLLRWSLGELNERQRTYLQTIYDSGERLLAVINDILEMAKIESGRVILEIQALSLTRLGQRSLDPFRKTARDRHIDINFESTLLENQDSFTGDPRRITQILENLLSNALKFTPEGGRINLRVWREQQVAVFQIEDTGIGISEEQLSQLFQTFQQLEASRQRQYSGTGLGLALTKQLAELHGGTVSVNSRVGVGSVFTVRLPAQRLGSSPSPGSETATLETALVQPVVGRIVLVEDQEDRAGLLCDLLTAAGYQVIWMIEGSRVVEQVALLQPTVVILNMHLSSIDGQRMITALRDSLVTAPVKILALTDNQVAQAATHHVDAIAPLPLDPEMLLEQVNALIAAELGNAAANP, from the coding sequence ATGACTCTATTTCCCAAAAATTCAGAGTTGATAGTGCGGACTCTCTCAGAGTCGGCCTATCAGCAACTGCGGCGAGCCCTCTGGCACCTGGCGGATGCGCCCAAGTCTTTACGCCTCTCAGACGCGGATCGGGGCTTTCCCACCCTGGGGCATGATGGCCCTTCAGCCTCGTTCCAGTGGCAAAGCTGGCTTCTGATCGTGACGCCCACCACGCAGGCCCTACTGGTGCATCAACCGGGGGGAGAGCCTGACCCCATGGCCCAACCAGAGGCTACGGAAACGGTTGGCCTGATGACCGAGCCGCAGCAAATTTTGGGCGTCATCCACCACTGGTCGCATAGTGTTTGGGCACAGCCAATCACGCAGCCATTGGCCGTAGCCGAACATCGCCTGCGCGATCGCTCAGGAGCGGGTGGCACCGAGTTGCTGATGACCCTGCTGCCACTGTTGACGGCGGCACCCACGTCTCAGGCGGTTGCTTCCCTTGAGGCGACAGTGGCAGCGTCGGGCAATGTCCAAAACCGTCTCGACCGTCAGCTAGAGCAGGGCGAACTGCTCAGTCAAGTGATTGCCAAAATCCGCGACAGCTTAGATTTAGAGGTGATCCTTTCTACGACTGTGGCCGAGGTGCGCCAGTCCTTAGCGACTGATCGCCTGTTGATCTATCAGTTTCCCCCAGCACCGCCGCCGTCAGCCTTGTCAGCTATGGCAGCCGGAGAACCCGCCGTTCCCGGCCCCGGTTACATTACCTATGAGTCCCTCGCCGCCCCCACGATTGACTCAGTCAAACATTTTCACGAGCAATATTGCTTTGACGATCAAACCTACTGTCGTGAAAAATACAGTGCCGGTTTGCCGATCTCGATTAATGACATAGCGCAGGCGTACCGGGATACCCCCTGTTTGCAAAACTTTCTGCAAAAGGCCCAGGTTCGGGCCAAAGTCATCGCACCCATTCTAGTGAAAGGAGATCTTTGGGGGCTGCTCATTGCCCATCAATGCACCCGGTCTCGCGTCTGGACAGAGCAGGAACTCAAGTTTTTGCAGGGCATTGCTGAGCATTTGGCCGTGGCGATTCAACAGGCCGAGCTGTATGCCCGACTGCGGGAACAAGCCCAGTCTTTGGAAGTGTGTGTGATCAACCGCACTCAAGATCTCAAAGATGCGTTGGCGGCGGCCCAGTCGGCCAACTTAGCCAAAAGCGAATTTTTGGCCACCATGAGCCACGAACTACGCACACCCCTGACCTGCATTATTGGGATGTCAGCAACGCTGCTGCGCTGGTCATTGGGAGAGTTGAACGAGCGGCAACGCACCTATTTGCAGACCATTTATGACAGTGGTGAGCGACTGTTAGCGGTCATCAATGACATTTTAGAAATGGCGAAAATCGAGTCGGGTCGGGTCATTCTGGAAATCCAAGCGCTCTCCCTGACGCGCCTGGGCCAGCGATCGCTCGACCCCTTTCGCAAAACTGCCCGCGATCGCCACATCGACATCAACTTTGAGTCCACCCTGCTCGAAAACCAAGATTCGTTTACGGGCGATCCGCGCCGCATCACGCAAATTCTCGAAAACTTACTCAGCAACGCCCTGAAATTCACTCCCGAAGGCGGCAGGATTAACCTGCGGGTCTGGCGCGAACAGCAGGTCGCCGTTTTTCAAATTGAAGATACTGGGATTGGTATCTCTGAAGAGCAACTGTCGCAGCTATTTCAGACCTTCCAGCAATTAGAAGCCAGCCGTCAGCGCCAATATTCTGGCACGGGTCTGGGCTTGGCGTTGACCAAGCAACTGGCCGAACTTCATGGCGGCACCGTCTCGGTCAACTCGCGGGTGGGGGTGGGCTCCGTGTTTACCGTACGCCTGCCAGCCCAACGCTTGGGGTCATCGCCCTCGCCCGGCTCTGAGACGGCCACCCTGGAGACGGCGCTGGTGCAGCCAGTGGTCGGACGGATCGTGCTGGTAGAAGACCAGGAAGATCGGGCCGGTTTGCTCTGTGATTTATTGACGGCAGCGGGCTACCAAGTGATCTGGATGATTGAGGGGTCGCGAGTGGTGGAACAAGTCGCCCTCTTGCAGCCCACCGTGGTGATTTTGAATATGCATCTCAGCAGCATCGACGGTCAGCGCATGATTACGGCCCTGCGGGATTCGCTGGTCACCGCGCCAGTGAAAATTCTGGCCTTGACGGACAATCAGGTCGCCCAAGCCGCGACGCACCATGTAGACGCGATCGCCCCTCTACCGCTTGATCCTGAAATGCTGCTAGAGCAGGTTAATGCGCTGATCGCGGCTGAGTTGGGCAATGCCGCCGCCAACCCCTAG
- a CDS encoding serine hydrolase: MAIPFRYRWSKYTLWRDLPLAGFVVGMLTAFSVHSLPRAHWLTPTAVETAVCDAAPFFGRLLASGDCGPIAVPATSVSAISAITPSMLTRSFVGLDDVQTMGDRPRYPVTVQPPFFQASTPTPSPSLRHIVDEAVALIAAQDLPTEAVSISLVDLTDQCCDYAAYQDQQPRYPASIVKLFWLVALYGFYDADILQPEVDVYRDDELLMAHYSNNGASSRIVDALTQTTSGEALSSTELPTWVAARTRLNDYFLRANYPDLNIAHKTLPIPDLEMETRTGRDLQFANGASVAASGALSRNYLTTAAVARLLYEIETGQAISPAASDRIKQHLYHNPDPAVWQWEEDNAIAGFFGEYLPPDTLLYTKLGFTFDDGRQEAAIIASPDQTVRFALVVFANDAVFSAHETILPAIARHIYDQMYRRAATHRTLPERSAAPSTQPSQQD, translated from the coding sequence ATGGCCATTCCGTTTCGCTATCGATGGTCAAAGTACACCCTGTGGCGAGATTTGCCCCTGGCGGGCTTTGTCGTCGGCATGCTTACAGCGTTCAGCGTCCACAGTCTGCCCCGTGCCCACTGGCTGACCCCAACGGCGGTAGAAACAGCGGTTTGTGATGCGGCTCCATTCTTCGGGCGGCTCCTGGCATCGGGCGATTGTGGCCCGATCGCGGTCCCAGCAACGAGCGTTTCGGCCATCTCCGCGATCACTCCCTCAATGCTCACCCGCAGCTTTGTGGGGCTGGATGATGTGCAAACAATGGGCGATCGCCCCCGTTATCCGGTGACCGTTCAACCCCCCTTTTTTCAAGCGAGTACGCCAACGCCGTCGCCGAGTCTCAGGCACATTGTGGATGAGGCCGTGGCGTTGATTGCTGCCCAAGACTTACCGACAGAGGCCGTATCCATCAGCTTGGTCGATTTGACGGACCAATGTTGTGACTATGCGGCCTACCAAGATCAACAGCCCCGCTATCCGGCCAGCATTGTCAAGCTGTTTTGGCTGGTGGCGCTGTATGGATTCTACGACGCTGATATCTTGCAGCCTGAGGTCGATGTTTACCGCGATGATGAGTTGCTGATGGCCCACTATTCCAACAATGGGGCATCGAGCCGCATTGTGGATGCTTTGACCCAGACAACCTCTGGGGAGGCTCTATCTTCTACCGAATTGCCGACTTGGGTGGCCGCCCGAACCCGCTTAAATGACTATTTTCTGAGGGCCAATTACCCAGACTTGAATATTGCCCACAAAACCCTTCCCATCCCGGATTTAGAGATGGAAACACGCACTGGGCGCGACTTGCAGTTTGCTAATGGCGCATCCGTAGCCGCCTCTGGTGCCCTCAGCCGCAACTATCTCACCACGGCGGCGGTGGCCCGACTGCTTTACGAGATTGAGACCGGACAAGCCATCTCCCCCGCTGCCAGCGATCGCATCAAGCAACACCTGTATCACAACCCTGACCCAGCGGTGTGGCAATGGGAAGAGGACAATGCGATCGCGGGCTTTTTTGGGGAATATCTGCCTCCAGACACCCTGCTATACACCAAACTCGGTTTCACCTTTGACGATGGTCGCCAAGAAGCTGCCATCATTGCCTCACCTGACCAAACAGTACGCTTTGCCCTGGTGGTATTTGCCAACGATGCCGTCTTTTCTGCCCACGAGACCATCTTGCCCGCGATTGCTCGCCACATTTACGACCAAATGTACCGCCGCGCCGCTACTCACCGAACTCTCCCTGAGCGTTCAGCCGCCCCATCCACACAGCCAAGTCAGCAAGATTGA
- a CDS encoding HAD family hydrolase translates to MVKIASFDVFDTVLTRTVGSPESSFLLLGKKLQQLSLIDCSAEAFARIRQAAEQRAFDNAGGLDSNVTLEQIYREVGVVLRLPASHCNQLMAVEEQLEAALLQPIPACRAKLQAARDRGEKILFLSDMYIGHRFIQSQLERHGLFLPGDRLYVSCDYAQSKASGQLYDTMLQREAIEPAAASHCGNSQWSDVGAAKRAGLRVEPFLQGNLNRYEKILESYTWQTEGLSSAVAGAARLARLTVPAPCKRTQALRDVAAGVAAPLLIGFTLWTLKRAQQLGLKRLYFVARDGQILLEIARRLLPKLDFDCELCYLYGSRQAWLLPSLTTLDETELDGIFPLSKDVDYLSVRIVLARFALEPEAIAEPLERLGLSAQNWERNLSAAERQRLRQALLTEPELRQQILQSAAQQRAVMMQYLEQEGLLETQQVGFIDLGTGATLHLALATVLATAQIEPPASFYLGLRAEVKPTRYPLPEVYLYDARFKLGFLDRPGLTGFLESVCSADHGSVIGYQVQGDRVEPLLAAESNERIMDWGFPLVRETMCCVADQLLLDAALLNPQANLCEALLEAFSQFWQFPTPAEAAAWGAFPLEDGWGKAACYLTLAEPYRWGDVIVLNKHRHWWYEGALAQTSPLLRQAFRLRRLAGAVAAQAQQQRSLKQVLKGTVQVLLQPSTP, encoded by the coding sequence ATGGTTAAAATTGCCTCTTTTGATGTTTTTGATACCGTCTTGACGCGGACGGTGGGCTCACCGGAGTCGAGCTTTTTGTTGCTAGGCAAAAAGCTGCAGCAATTATCCTTGATCGATTGCTCAGCCGAAGCCTTTGCGCGGATTCGGCAGGCCGCTGAACAACGCGCCTTCGACAATGCGGGGGGGCTTGATTCCAATGTCACCCTGGAGCAGATCTATCGCGAAGTCGGGGTTGTGTTGCGTTTGCCTGCCTCCCACTGCAACCAGCTGATGGCGGTAGAAGAGCAGTTAGAGGCAGCCTTGCTCCAGCCGATTCCTGCCTGCCGGGCCAAGCTACAGGCGGCGCGCGATCGCGGCGAGAAGATTCTGTTTTTGTCTGACATGTACATCGGTCATCGCTTTATCCAAAGCCAACTGGAACGCCATGGCCTCTTTTTGCCAGGCGATCGCCTCTATGTCTCCTGTGATTATGCTCAGTCCAAGGCTTCGGGCCAGCTTTATGACACGATGCTCCAGCGCGAAGCGATCGAACCCGCTGCGGCGTCTCATTGCGGCAACAGCCAATGGTCAGACGTGGGTGCGGCCAAGCGCGCTGGGCTCCGTGTTGAGCCCTTTCTCCAGGGCAATCTCAACCGTTATGAGAAGATCTTGGAATCCTACACCTGGCAAACGGAGGGGTTGTCGTCAGCTGTGGCCGGGGCGGCCCGTCTGGCCCGACTCACGGTGCCAGCCCCTTGTAAGCGCACCCAGGCTTTACGAGATGTGGCGGCGGGGGTCGCTGCCCCCTTGCTGATTGGCTTTACGCTCTGGACGCTCAAGCGAGCTCAGCAGCTGGGGCTCAAGCGACTTTACTTTGTCGCTCGTGACGGCCAGATTTTGCTAGAAATTGCCCGGCGACTGTTACCCAAACTCGATTTTGACTGCGAGCTTTGTTATCTCTACGGCAGTCGCCAGGCTTGGCTGTTGCCCAGTCTTACTACTTTGGATGAAACCGAGTTAGACGGCATTTTCCCGCTCAGCAAGGACGTTGATTACCTCTCTGTGCGGATTGTGTTAGCTCGGTTTGCCCTCGAACCTGAGGCGATCGCCGAACCGCTGGAGCGTCTCGGATTATCCGCCCAAAACTGGGAGCGCAATCTGAGTGCGGCAGAGCGTCAGCGCTTGCGCCAAGCGCTATTGACGGAGCCTGAGTTGCGACAGCAAATTTTGCAGTCTGCGGCTCAGCAGCGGGCAGTGATGATGCAGTATCTGGAGCAGGAAGGTCTGCTAGAGACTCAACAGGTGGGCTTTATCGATCTAGGGACGGGGGCAACTCTACACTTGGCCCTCGCCACAGTCTTAGCCACTGCCCAGATCGAGCCACCGGCAAGCTTTTACCTGGGCTTGCGTGCCGAGGTGAAGCCAACGCGCTATCCCCTGCCTGAGGTCTACCTCTATGACGCCCGTTTCAAGCTTGGCTTTCTCGATCGCCCAGGCCTGACGGGATTTTTGGAATCTGTGTGTAGTGCAGACCACGGTTCGGTCATCGGCTATCAGGTTCAGGGCGATCGGGTCGAGCCCCTGTTGGCAGCCGAGTCTAACGAGCGGATTATGGATTGGGGCTTTCCACTGGTGCGAGAAACCATGTGCTGCGTAGCCGATCAACTGCTGCTCGATGCGGCGCTGCTCAATCCTCAGGCTAATTTGTGTGAGGCGTTACTAGAAGCCTTTTCCCAGTTCTGGCAATTCCCAACCCCGGCCGAAGCCGCTGCTTGGGGTGCCTTTCCCCTCGAAGATGGTTGGGGTAAAGCAGCCTGCTATTTGACCTTGGCAGAGCCCTACCGCTGGGGCGATGTGATTGTGCTGAATAAGCACCGCCATTGGTGGTATGAAGGAGCCTTGGCGCAGACATCACCATTACTCAGACAAGCCTTCCGGCTCAGACGACTGGCGGGGGCCGTCGCCGCCCAAGCCCAGCAACAGCGAAGCCTGAAACAGGTGCTCAAGGGGACAGTACAGGTGCTGTTACAGCCTTCTACTCCTTAA
- the clpP gene encoding ATP-dependent Clp endopeptidase proteolytic subunit ClpP — protein sequence MIPTVIEQSGRGERAFDIYSRLLRERIVFLGQEVTADSANLIVAQMLFLEAEDPEKDIYLYINSPGGSVSAGLGIFDTMNHIRPDVCTICVGLAASMGAFLLTAGKKGKRMSLPNSRIMIHQPLGGAQGQATDIEIQAKEILYLKDLLNKALAENTGQPLDKIAADTERDFFMSPHEAMEYGLIDQVIDRHSVGSRPTPVS from the coding sequence ATGATCCCAACCGTTATTGAACAGTCTGGCCGTGGTGAGCGCGCCTTTGACATTTATTCTCGTCTGTTGCGAGAGCGCATCGTCTTTTTGGGCCAAGAAGTCACCGCCGACTCGGCGAACTTGATCGTGGCGCAAATGCTGTTTCTGGAAGCTGAAGACCCGGAGAAAGATATCTACCTCTACATCAATTCTCCCGGCGGGTCAGTGTCAGCGGGACTCGGGATTTTTGACACGATGAATCACATTCGTCCCGATGTTTGCACCATCTGCGTTGGTTTGGCGGCCAGCATGGGGGCGTTTTTGCTCACCGCTGGCAAAAAGGGCAAGCGCATGAGCTTACCTAACTCTCGCATTATGATTCACCAACCGTTGGGCGGTGCCCAGGGCCAGGCGACCGATATTGAGATTCAAGCCAAAGAAATTCTTTATCTCAAAGATTTGCTGAATAAGGCGTTGGCTGAAAATACGGGGCAACCCCTCGATAAGATTGCTGCGGATACCGAGCGCGATTTCTTTATGTCGCCCCACGAGGCGATGGAATATGGTCTGATCGACCAGGTGATCGATCGCCATTCCGTCGGTAGCCGTCCCACTCCAGTCTCTTAG